One Acidaminococcales bacterium DNA segment encodes these proteins:
- a CDS encoding glucose-6-phosphate isomerase: MRDDTLANAAGISFVYNNLYGDNMVSGAMLAEISDKIKAAASAVAHMRKSGEVKGHLSKDGQPEKVLFSQLPYVERGHINTPESMDALAAFGAGLRNRVDAVISFGIGGSFLGNKVLFDVGCGEFWNQKGRDSRSGWPQFYFSGNNVDGARTDALLREIAAQARALKENGARRLYKISLIVISKSGATLETMACFMYALAELDKQKDVLEVEVTAVTDPAEGAGETLLHKLARENGWRLFCVPDGVGGRFSVFSDVGLVTAAAVGLDFKNFLAGARDMDKACQSDDPYENMALLNAALKFLAAEKFGRDMEVFMPYADSLKSLAEWYIQLLAESLGKGRTRDGLPAHYGRTPIAAVGTTDMHAQTQQHQEGKLNKVVQFVKVAAWDNDPAIPNYFPQESALGKISGVTFSKAMNAALEANAEALAGNGRFCAVFVLPRLNLYYLGALMYLLALSIAYEGELANVDAFDQPGVEAYKKILKVKMAALQK; the protein is encoded by the coding sequence ATGCGAGACGACACGTTGGCCAATGCCGCCGGGATCTCCTTTGTTTATAACAACTTATATGGCGACAACATGGTAAGCGGCGCCATGTTGGCAGAAATATCGGACAAGATCAAAGCCGCTGCGTCCGCCGTTGCCCACATGCGCAAAAGCGGCGAGGTAAAGGGCCATCTGTCCAAAGACGGGCAGCCGGAAAAGGTTTTGTTCAGCCAACTGCCTTATGTGGAAAGAGGCCATATAAACACGCCGGAATCCATGGACGCTCTGGCGGCTTTCGGCGCCGGTTTAAGAAACCGCGTGGACGCCGTAATATCTTTCGGGATAGGCGGTTCTTTTTTAGGCAACAAAGTGCTTTTCGACGTAGGTTGCGGCGAATTTTGGAATCAAAAAGGGCGGGATAGCCGCAGCGGCTGGCCGCAGTTTTATTTCAGCGGCAACAATGTCGACGGGGCGCGCACGGACGCGCTTTTGCGGGAGATCGCGGCGCAAGCGCGGGCGCTGAAAGAAAACGGCGCCCGCCGGCTTTACAAAATTTCGCTTATCGTCATTTCAAAGTCCGGCGCGACCTTGGAGACCATGGCTTGTTTCATGTACGCGCTGGCGGAACTTGACAAACAAAAAGATGTTTTGGAGGTTGAAGTAACGGCGGTTACCGACCCGGCGGAAGGCGCGGGGGAAACTTTGCTGCACAAACTGGCGCGCGAGAACGGCTGGCGGCTGTTTTGCGTGCCGGACGGCGTGGGCGGGCGCTTCAGCGTATTCAGCGACGTCGGCTTGGTTACCGCTGCGGCGGTTGGGCTTGATTTCAAAAACTTCCTCGCCGGGGCCAGGGACATGGACAAAGCTTGCCAGTCTGACGACCCTTATGAAAACATGGCGCTTTTAAACGCCGCGCTGAAGTTTCTGGCGGCGGAAAAATTCGGCCGCGACATGGAAGTATTCATGCCCTACGCCGACAGCCTGAAATCGCTGGCGGAATGGTACATCCAGCTTTTGGCCGAGTCGCTTGGCAAAGGGCGTACCCGGGACGGACTGCCGGCGCATTACGGGCGCACCCCCATCGCCGCGGTCGGCACGACCGACATGCACGCCCAGACCCAGCAACATCAGGAAGGGAAACTTAACAAAGTCGTGCAGTTCGTCAAAGTTGCCGCCTGGGACAACGATCCCGCAATCCCCAACTATTTTCCGCAGGAAAGCGCGCTTGGCAAAATTTCCGGCGTTACTTTCAGCAAGGCGATGAATGCCGCGCTGGAGGCGAACGCGGAGGCTTTGGCCGGCAACGGGCGTTTCTGCGCCGTGTTTGTCCTGCCCCGGCTGAATCTTTACTATCTGGGTGCCCTCATGTACCTCTTGGCGCTCTCGATCGCCTACGAGGGAGAATTGGCCAATGTGGACGCTTTCGACCAGCCGGGCGTGGAGGCATACAAAAAAATACTGAAGGTAAAAATGGCCGCTTTGCAAAAATAG
- a CDS encoding response regulator transcription factor yields the protein MKILIADGCTFVREGIKSILRAEKDMHVAGEAEDGEIAAKLAKELKPDIVLLDSGLPKMGGFELNRRLRGHCKVIFIAGEKNAPEADLSRIEAAGCLRGNIPAASLAGALREIKGDGADWAKGAKPSPPGAGGAKEIRLTAREMEILQLIGCGMNNRDIAGKLYLSEKTVKNHLTNIFKKLKVHDRTQAVLYALKNKMVSL from the coding sequence ATGAAAATCCTCATAGCTGACGGTTGTACGTTTGTCCGCGAAGGAATCAAAAGCATTTTGCGGGCGGAAAAGGACATGCATGTGGCCGGGGAAGCGGAAGACGGGGAAATTGCGGCAAAATTGGCCAAAGAACTGAAGCCCGACATCGTGCTGCTTGACAGCGGGCTGCCGAAAATGGGCGGATTTGAGCTGAATCGCCGTTTGCGCGGCCATTGCAAAGTAATTTTTATCGCAGGCGAAAAAAACGCCCCCGAAGCGGATCTTTCCCGCATAGAAGCTGCCGGCTGCCTGCGCGGGAATATTCCGGCCGCTTCGTTGGCCGGCGCCCTCCGCGAAATAAAAGGCGACGGCGCGGATTGGGCAAAGGGCGCCAAACCTTCGCCGCCCGGCGCAGGCGGGGCAAAAGAGATCCGGCTGACCGCGCGGGAGATGGAAATATTGCAATTGATCGGCTGCGGCATGAACAACCGGGACATTGCCGGAAAACTTTATTTAAGCGAAAAAACCGTCAAGAACCACTTGACCAACATATTCAAAAAACTCAAAGTTCATGACCGTACGCAGGCCGTGCTATATGCTTTGAAAAACAAAATGGTTTCGCTGTGA